The proteins below come from a single Streptomyces sp. B3I8 genomic window:
- a CDS encoding glycoside hydrolase family 13 protein has product MTQQHSADTAPAASAPAAHPAPLAPATVPEAAPAAVTTVAADRSGWWRDAVIYQVYPRSFADSDGDGMGDLEGVRTRLPYLRDLGVDAVWLSPFYASPQADAGYDVADYRAVDPMFGTLLDADALIRDAHELGLRIIVDIVPNHSSDQHEWFKRALAEGPGSALRDRYHFRPGKGRNGELPPNDWESIFGGPAWTRVTEPDGRPGEWYLHLFAPEQPDFDWDHPAVGDEFRSVLRFWLDMGVDGFRIDVAHGLVKAPGLPDIGSHDQVKLLGNDVMPFFDQDGVHDIYRQWRTILDEYAGHRIFVAEAWTPTIERTANYVRPDELHQAFNFQYLSTHWDATELREVIDRTLDAMRPVGAPATWVLSNHDVTRHTTRFANPAGLGTQIRLPGDRALGLRRARAATLLMLALPGSAYVYQGEELGLPDVTDLPDEVRQDPAYFRGAGQDGFRDGCRVPIPWTRTGPSYGFGDGGSWLPQPADWAELSVEAQTGAPDSTLTLYRTALSVRRAHPDLGAGDTVEWLTSPEGVLAFRRGDFVCVANTTGEPVTVPSYGRVLLTNGEVRATAETAELPADTTVWWTRA; this is encoded by the coding sequence ATGACCCAGCAGCACTCCGCCGATACCGCCCCGGCCGCATCCGCCCCGGCCGCGCACCCGGCCCCCCTCGCCCCGGCCACCGTCCCCGAAGCCGCCCCCGCCGCCGTGACCACCGTCGCCGCCGACCGCTCCGGCTGGTGGCGGGACGCGGTGATCTACCAGGTGTACCCGCGCAGCTTCGCCGACAGCGACGGCGACGGCATGGGCGACCTGGAGGGCGTCCGCACCCGGCTGCCGTACCTGCGCGACCTCGGCGTGGACGCCGTGTGGCTCAGCCCGTTCTACGCCTCCCCGCAGGCCGACGCCGGGTACGACGTCGCCGACTACCGCGCCGTCGACCCCATGTTCGGCACCCTCCTCGACGCCGACGCGCTGATCCGCGACGCCCACGAACTGGGACTGCGGATCATCGTCGACATCGTCCCCAACCACTCCTCCGACCAGCACGAATGGTTCAAGCGGGCGCTCGCCGAGGGCCCCGGTTCCGCGCTGCGCGACCGCTACCACTTCCGCCCCGGCAAGGGGAGGAACGGCGAACTCCCGCCCAACGACTGGGAGTCCATCTTCGGCGGCCCCGCCTGGACCCGGGTCACCGAACCCGACGGCCGCCCCGGCGAGTGGTACCTGCACCTGTTCGCGCCCGAGCAGCCCGACTTCGACTGGGACCACCCGGCCGTCGGCGACGAGTTCCGCTCCGTTCTCCGCTTCTGGCTCGACATGGGCGTCGACGGCTTCCGCATCGACGTCGCCCACGGCCTGGTCAAGGCGCCCGGACTGCCGGACATCGGCTCCCACGACCAGGTGAAACTGCTGGGCAACGACGTCATGCCGTTCTTCGACCAGGACGGCGTGCACGACATCTACCGGCAGTGGCGCACGATCCTCGACGAGTACGCGGGCCACCGCATCTTCGTCGCCGAGGCGTGGACGCCGACGATCGAGCGCACGGCGAACTACGTGCGCCCCGACGAGCTGCATCAGGCGTTCAACTTCCAGTATCTGAGCACCCATTGGGACGCCACAGAGCTGCGCGAGGTGATCGACCGCACGCTCGACGCGATGCGCCCCGTCGGCGCTCCCGCCACCTGGGTGCTCTCCAACCACGACGTCACCCGGCACACCACGCGGTTCGCCAACCCGGCGGGCCTCGGCACCCAGATCCGCCTCCCCGGCGACCGCGCACTGGGGCTCCGGAGGGCGCGCGCCGCCACCCTCCTGATGCTCGCCCTTCCCGGCTCGGCCTACGTCTACCAGGGCGAGGAACTGGGCCTGCCGGACGTCACCGACCTGCCCGACGAGGTCCGCCAGGACCCGGCGTACTTCCGCGGCGCCGGCCAGGACGGCTTCCGTGACGGCTGCCGGGTGCCGATCCCGTGGACCCGTACGGGCCCGTCGTACGGCTTCGGCGACGGCGGCAGCTGGCTCCCGCAGCCGGCCGACTGGGCCGAGCTGAGCGTCGAGGCCCAGACGGGCGCCCCCGACTCCACCCTCACCCTCTACCGCACGGCCCTGTCCGTCCGCCGCGCCCACCCGGACCTGGGCGCGGGCGACACGGTGGAGTGGCTGACGTCCCCCGAGGGCGTCCTGGCCTTCCGCCGCGGCGACTTCGTCTGCGTCGCCAACACGACGGGCGAGCCGGTGACGGTCCCGTCTTATGGCCGCGTCCTGCTGACGAACGGCGAGGTACGCGCCACGGCCGAGACGGCGGAGCTCCCCGCCGACACGACGGTGTGGTGGACCCGGGCCTGA
- a CDS encoding sugar ABC transporter permease, whose product MSTTTARTSAPASARPAADTPRRRVRRRGEQGPLATLASHGVLITASLIAFFPVGWLIFLSLGPGKDDYLHPGRIWHTMTLDNYTFVLQHTSFFDWLKSTLVVVLGTTVIGVVIAATTGYAVSRMRFPGYKKFMWLLLLTQMFPIAVLIVPMYQIMSDLGLIDTYLGLILINSTTTVPYCAWLLKGYFDTIPFEIDEAGRVDGLNPFGTFLRLILPLARPGLAVAAFYSFLTAFGEVAFASTFMLSDDKYTFAVGLQSFVSEHDAQRNLMAATAVLIAIPVSVFFYLVQKNLVTGLTAGGTKG is encoded by the coding sequence ATGAGTACGACCACCGCCCGGACCTCCGCCCCGGCCTCCGCCCGGCCCGCCGCCGACACCCCCCGGCGCCGGGTGCGCCGGCGCGGCGAGCAAGGGCCGCTCGCCACCCTCGCCTCCCACGGCGTACTGATCACCGCGAGCCTGATCGCGTTCTTCCCGGTCGGCTGGCTGATCTTCCTCTCGCTCGGTCCCGGCAAGGACGACTACCTGCACCCGGGCCGCATCTGGCACACCATGACGCTGGACAACTACACGTTCGTCCTCCAGCACACCAGCTTCTTCGACTGGCTGAAGAGCACGCTCGTCGTCGTGCTCGGCACCACCGTCATCGGAGTGGTCATCGCCGCCACCACCGGCTACGCGGTCTCCCGCATGCGCTTCCCCGGCTACAAGAAGTTCATGTGGCTGCTGCTGCTCACCCAGATGTTCCCGATCGCCGTCCTCATCGTGCCGATGTACCAGATCATGTCGGACCTGGGACTCATCGACACCTACCTCGGACTGATCCTGATCAACAGCACCACGACCGTGCCGTACTGCGCCTGGCTGCTCAAGGGCTACTTCGACACGATCCCGTTCGAGATCGACGAGGCCGGGCGCGTCGACGGGCTCAACCCGTTCGGCACCTTCCTGCGGCTGATCCTGCCGCTGGCCCGGCCGGGGCTCGCGGTGGCCGCGTTCTACTCTTTCCTCACCGCGTTCGGCGAGGTCGCCTTCGCCTCCACGTTCATGCTGAGCGACGACAAGTACACCTTCGCCGTCGGCCTGCAGAGCTTCGTCAGCGAACACGACGCCCAGCGCAACCTCATGGCCGCCACCGCGGTGCTGATCGCGATACCCGTCTCGGTCTTCTTCTACCTGGTCCAGAAGAACCTGGTCACCGGGCTCACGGCGGGCGGTACGAAGGGCTGA
- a CDS encoding carbohydrate ABC transporter permease produces MTVAIDRATGKRHGEGTPRPGRTGRLRRAYQKHWYAYVMIAPVAVVLGVLVLYPLVYGLYLTLTDANSLNTARTIGVNHIDATYKFIGLDNYKDILFGPTAYDRFWSHFLWTVLWTAVCVALHYGIGLGLALLLNQKLRGRTFYRLVLVLPWAVPTFVTVFGWRFMLADGGIVNAALDALHLPTPLWLEDTFWQRFAAIMVNTWCGVPFMMLSLLGGLQSIDTTLYEAAEMDGASAWQRFRYVTLPGLRSVGSTVVLLGIIWTFNQFAIIFLLFGNTAPDAQILVTWAYRLGFGQQPRDFAQSASYGILLLAILVVFTSFYRRWLNRNDQQLAI; encoded by the coding sequence ATGACAGTCGCCATCGACCGCGCGACCGGCAAGCGCCACGGTGAGGGCACGCCGCGCCCCGGCCGCACCGGGCGCCTGCGGCGGGCGTACCAGAAGCACTGGTACGCCTACGTGATGATCGCCCCCGTGGCGGTCGTGCTCGGCGTGCTCGTGCTGTACCCCCTGGTGTACGGCCTCTACCTCACCCTCACCGACGCCAACAGCCTCAACACCGCGCGCACGATCGGCGTCAACCACATCGACGCCACCTACAAGTTCATCGGCCTCGACAACTACAAGGACATCCTGTTCGGCCCGACGGCGTACGACCGCTTCTGGTCGCACTTCCTGTGGACGGTGCTCTGGACGGCCGTCTGCGTCGCCCTGCACTACGGCATCGGTCTCGGCCTGGCGCTGCTGCTCAACCAGAAGCTGCGCGGCCGCACCTTCTACCGGCTCGTCCTGGTGCTGCCCTGGGCCGTGCCCACCTTCGTCACCGTCTTCGGCTGGCGGTTCATGCTCGCCGACGGCGGCATCGTCAACGCCGCCCTCGACGCGCTGCACCTGCCGACGCCGCTGTGGCTGGAGGACACCTTCTGGCAGCGGTTCGCCGCCATCATGGTCAACACCTGGTGCGGCGTGCCGTTCATGATGCTCTCGCTCCTCGGCGGACTGCAGTCCATCGACACCACCCTGTACGAGGCCGCCGAGATGGACGGCGCGAGCGCGTGGCAGCGGTTCCGGTACGTCACCCTGCCGGGGCTCAGGTCGGTCGGCTCCACTGTCGTCCTGCTCGGCATCATCTGGACGTTCAACCAGTTCGCGATCATCTTCCTGCTGTTCGGCAACACCGCCCCGGACGCGCAGATCCTCGTCACCTGGGCCTACCGGCTGGGCTTCGGACAGCAGCCGCGTGACTTCGCGCAGTCCGCGTCGTACGGCATCCTGCTGCTGGCCATCCTCGTCGTCTTCACCTCCTTCTACCGCCGCTGGCTGAACCGCAACGACCAGCAGCTCGCGATCTGA
- a CDS encoding extracellular solute-binding protein, whose protein sequence is MRRGTAATVLVASLALAATACGSGDSDSGKADGPVTLTWWDTSNATNEAPTYKALVQQFEAAHKNIKVKYVNVPFDQAQNKFDTAAGSKGAPDVLRSEVGWTPAFAKKSYLLPLDGTEALADRSKFRAGLIKQAQYEGKTYGVPLVTDTLALVYNKALFKKAGITKAPTTWDELKADAAKVEDKAGVDGYWGSTAGYYGQPFLYGEGTDTVDASAKKITVDSAAAKKAYGTWLGLFSGKGLHKADTTADAYAHIQDAFVSGKVAAIIQGPWEITNFYKGSAFKDKGNLGIATVPAGSSGRAGAPTGGHNLSVYAGSDKAHQAAALTFVNFMTSAKSQETIALKNSTLPTRDDAYTDKVKADPGIAGYQQVLPAAQPRPALPEYSSLWTPLDTELPKIAGGRESLDKGLGNVELAYTKLVPDFAE, encoded by the coding sequence ATGCGGCGTGGCACAGCGGCCACCGTGCTGGTGGCGTCCCTCGCCCTCGCGGCGACGGCCTGCGGCTCGGGCGACAGCGACAGCGGTAAGGCCGACGGTCCGGTCACCCTGACCTGGTGGGACACCTCCAACGCCACCAATGAGGCCCCGACGTACAAGGCCCTCGTCCAACAGTTCGAGGCGGCCCACAAGAACATCAAGGTCAAGTACGTCAACGTCCCCTTCGACCAGGCGCAGAACAAGTTCGACACCGCCGCCGGCTCCAAGGGCGCCCCCGACGTCCTGCGCTCCGAGGTCGGATGGACCCCCGCCTTCGCCAAGAAGAGCTACCTCCTGCCGCTGGACGGCACCGAGGCCCTCGCCGACCGGTCGAAGTTCCGGGCCGGTCTGATCAAGCAGGCCCAGTACGAGGGCAAGACCTACGGAGTTCCCCTGGTCACCGACACCCTCGCGCTCGTCTACAACAAGGCCCTGTTCAAGAAGGCCGGCATCACCAAGGCCCCCACCACCTGGGACGAGCTGAAGGCCGACGCCGCGAAGGTCGAGGACAAGGCCGGCGTCGACGGCTACTGGGGCTCCACCGCCGGGTACTACGGCCAGCCGTTTCTCTACGGCGAGGGCACCGACACCGTCGACGCCTCCGCCAAGAAGATCACCGTCGACTCCGCCGCGGCGAAGAAGGCCTACGGCACCTGGCTGGGCCTGTTCTCCGGCAAGGGCCTGCACAAGGCCGACACCACCGCCGACGCCTACGCCCACATCCAGGACGCGTTCGTCAGCGGCAAGGTCGCCGCGATCATCCAGGGGCCTTGGGAGATCACCAACTTCTACAAGGGCAGCGCCTTCAAGGACAAGGGCAACCTCGGCATCGCCACCGTCCCGGCCGGCTCCAGCGGCAGGGCGGGCGCTCCGACCGGCGGCCACAACCTCTCCGTCTACGCCGGCTCGGACAAGGCGCACCAGGCGGCCGCACTGACGTTCGTCAACTTCATGACCTCGGCGAAGTCCCAGGAGACCATCGCCCTGAAGAACTCCACGCTGCCCACCCGCGACGACGCCTACACCGACAAGGTCAAGGCCGACCCCGGCATCGCCGGCTACCAGCAGGTGCTGCCCGCCGCCCAGCCGCGCCCCGCGCTGCCGGAGTACAGCTCCCTGTGGACCCCGCTCGACACCGAACTGCCCAAGATCGCGGGCGGCAGGGAGTCCCTGGACAAGGGGCTGGGCAACGTCGAACTCGCCTACACGAAGCTGGTCCCCGACTTCGCCGAGTGA
- a CDS encoding LacI family DNA-binding transcriptional regulator produces the protein MTTRLSDIAAQAGVSEATVSRVLNGKPGVAATTRQSVLAALDVLGYERPVRLRQRSEGLVGLITPELENPIFPALAQVIGQALTRQGYTPVLATQTPGGSTEDELTEMLVDRGVAGIIYVSGLHADTTADMQRYERLRAQGVPFVLVDGFSPKVQAPFISPDDRAAMALAVTHLVSLGHTRIGLALGPKRFVPVQRKIEGFVRTVQDLLGLAPAVIEEELVQHSLYTLEGGQAATSALIDRNCTAVVCASDMMALGAVRAARQRGLRVPTDVSVVGFDDSPLIAFTDPPLTTVRKPVPAMGQAAVRTLLEEIGGTPAPHSEFVFMPELVVRGSTASAPGERHRA, from the coding sequence GTGACCACACGGCTTTCCGACATCGCAGCGCAGGCGGGAGTCAGCGAGGCGACCGTCAGCCGGGTCCTGAACGGGAAGCCGGGCGTCGCCGCGACCACCCGCCAGTCCGTCCTGGCCGCGCTCGACGTGCTCGGTTACGAGCGTCCGGTCCGGCTGCGGCAGCGCAGCGAGGGCCTGGTGGGGCTGATCACCCCGGAGCTGGAGAACCCCATCTTCCCGGCGCTGGCGCAGGTCATCGGCCAGGCGCTGACCCGGCAGGGCTACACCCCGGTGCTGGCCACACAGACCCCCGGCGGTTCCACGGAGGACGAGCTGACCGAGATGCTGGTGGACCGCGGGGTCGCCGGCATCATCTACGTCTCCGGGCTGCACGCCGACACCACCGCCGACATGCAGCGCTACGAGCGACTGCGGGCGCAGGGCGTGCCGTTCGTCCTGGTGGACGGCTTCTCGCCGAAGGTGCAGGCGCCGTTCATCTCCCCCGACGACCGGGCGGCCATGGCGCTGGCCGTGACGCACCTGGTCTCCCTCGGCCACACCAGGATCGGGCTGGCCCTCGGGCCCAAGCGGTTCGTGCCGGTGCAGCGCAAGATCGAGGGCTTCGTACGGACGGTGCAGGACCTGCTGGGGCTGGCCCCGGCCGTGATCGAGGAGGAGCTGGTCCAGCACTCCCTCTACACCCTGGAGGGCGGGCAGGCGGCGACCAGCGCGCTGATCGACCGGAACTGCACGGCGGTGGTGTGCGCGAGCGACATGATGGCGCTGGGCGCTGTACGAGCGGCCCGGCAGCGGGGGCTGCGGGTGCCGACGGACGTGTCGGTGGTGGGCTTCGACGACTCCCCGCTGATCGCGTTCACCGACCCGCCGCTGACCACGGTCCGCAAGCCGGTGCCCGCGATGGGCCAGGCGGCGGTCCGCACGCTCCTGGAGGAGATCGGCGGCACGCCGGCCCCGCACAGCGAGTTCGTGTTCATGCCGGAGCTGGTGGTGCGAGGGTCGACGGCGTCGGCACCGGGGGAACGACACCGGGCGTAG
- a CDS encoding phosphatase PAP2 family protein translates to MGETTASLQEGRAEQGFPRRPRALRVPRAPRAPRAPRLWFEVLLTAVSYWVYSLIRNAVPERRGEALRNTDGVWGLERHLGIAVEDSVNHAVNSVTWLIVGMNYYYATLHFVVTLGVLAWLYRSHPGRYGAARLALFATTGAALLGYYLFPLAPPRLMPGGGFVDTVVVHRTWGSMASGDLKDMSNQYAAMPSMHIGWSLWCGLTIFVLARLPWVRILGLLYPAATLLVIVSTANHFWLDAVGGALCLALGLGVAALWHGTTAYALPRRPTVPSGTSGARGAARPTTRPPAPEDPPPGSKRRGPLKGREG, encoded by the coding sequence ATGGGTGAGACGACCGCGTCCCTGCAGGAAGGCCGCGCGGAGCAGGGCTTTCCGCGCCGGCCGCGGGCTCTCCGTGTGCCGCGGGCACCTCGTGCGCCCCGTGCGCCCCGTCTGTGGTTCGAGGTGCTGCTGACGGCGGTGAGCTACTGGGTCTACTCCCTGATCCGCAACGCGGTACCGGAGCGCCGTGGGGAGGCGCTGCGGAACACGGACGGGGTGTGGGGGCTGGAGCGGCATCTGGGGATCGCCGTCGAGGATTCGGTCAACCACGCGGTGAACTCGGTGACGTGGCTGATCGTCGGCATGAACTACTACTACGCCACCCTGCATTTCGTCGTGACGCTGGGCGTGCTGGCGTGGCTCTACCGCAGCCATCCGGGCCGCTACGGGGCGGCCAGACTGGCCCTGTTCGCGACGACGGGGGCGGCGCTGCTCGGCTACTACCTCTTCCCGCTCGCACCGCCGCGGCTGATGCCGGGCGGCGGCTTCGTCGACACGGTGGTGGTGCACCGGACATGGGGGTCGATGGCGTCGGGGGACCTGAAGGACATGTCCAACCAGTACGCGGCGATGCCGTCGATGCACATCGGCTGGTCGCTGTGGTGCGGCCTGACGATCTTCGTCCTGGCGAGGCTGCCGTGGGTACGGATACTGGGCCTGCTGTACCCCGCGGCCACCCTGCTCGTCATCGTGTCGACGGCCAACCACTTCTGGCTGGACGCGGTCGGGGGCGCCCTGTGCCTGGCACTGGGCCTCGGCGTGGCGGCACTCTGGCACGGCACGACCGCGTACGCGCTGCCGCGCCGGCCGACGGTCCCGTCCGGCACCTCAGGGGCGCGGGGGGCCGCGCGACCAACCACCCGTCCACCCGCACCCGAGGACCCACCCCCGGGGTCCAAGAGGCGCGGCCCCTTGAAGGGACGGGAAGGGTAA